DNA from Elaeis guineensis isolate ETL-2024a chromosome 2, EG11, whole genome shotgun sequence:
CTCAGTCACAATTTATTGCTCATATTATCTTCCTTAGATTTGCTGCTAGTTTATTTATTCTCAATACAATGGGCTTCAATTTGTTTTAAAAAGGCATTATCACTCGGCAACCTAATAAATTGACCGGCCAACAACTTATCAAAATTTTGGCTGGCTTTAGGTAATTTGGACAGTTTCAGCTTTCCATCTTCATgaaagtgctttttttttttttggtgagatgCTTCTTTACTTGCTGATTATCTGTGCTCTTTGCCTAACTCATGGCTTGTTCTCCAATGACTTCAGCCCCATCAAATCAACATCACTATCATGTTAGTACCAAAAGAAGAAATTTTCTTTTAAACCTTTTCTCTGATAATTGTACCATAAAACATGACCGCAGTGGCCATTTTAAATAATTGTCAGCCATCGAGACATCTGGCTCTATTCAAAAGAACCGAGCTTGAAATTGTCTTGCCACAAATTATTGGAATTCATTGGCAAGTTAACATATTATGCCAAGATTGTTGAGACGTATGTATTCTAGATACTCTCTCCAAATCGAACAGTAaatcaaccaattttttttttatggttgaTTTGTTTACATCCCAAGAAATAATGTAAACTCACATAACTTGTGCCAGCAAGGTAAGTTATATATGcaatttatcaattcattttgGGATATGTTTTTTGGCATGTTGAGTGTCCCACTGATTTATTAGCAGGCCTATGGTCTAGAATTTTCTCGAGTTGTATCTTGCGATTAGTCTGGATTCACAATAAACATGGGATTGCCACCCAAAGTAGTTCTCTATTTACTCATGGTCAATTTTAGCTAATTACCTACCAGGTTCTTCATTAAATAAAGGTTTAACTTATTGATTTCTTTGTGTCTATTCGTTCCCACTACTTCACTACTTCTTGGTCATTTCTTCTTTTACAGTGTTTCTTTGTTGGCTAGAACTTGGCTGGTCTTTTACAATTTTTCTAAGTCAACCTATAGAAAACTATAATGTTAATTAATAAATACAAAATTATGAAGACTACCATATTACTTAATGTGTTtgaattcttttaatattttttatacgtACGTACACTCCCAAATATGTAaaattacataaatatccttataAAGTTGTTATTTACATGTATacctttaataatattttttttgtacatCTACCCATTAAGGGTATTTCAGTCATTTTAATTTAAatccattaaatttttaattgcattAGATGGAGTGGATATATatgcaaaagaaaagataaaaaaatatacaaaataagtattttagaagaatatacatataaatattaattttagaaggATATTCATGCAAAATCTAATATTTCGAAGGATGTAcacatatttgttttatttttttggtaaacaaCTGTCTCTTTCGCTTTAAACTATTCTTTTATGGCTTCTCCCATGGTCTAATTATTACTTGGACCAGCTTCACATAGACCAACctaaatcccacggtggataacacgccacattaTCATTGTAGGAAAATTTTTTATACACCACATGCGGTGTAAAAAAAATGCACCATCCCATCTGATTGGGCTACGTAGTCACCGCTTTCCAATGCGTATTTAATGTCTGTAGtcctatttttttgtttaaaattttgaatgatgaaaatgtctcttctcttttgaaaaattatgacatcctgtggtcaaattatgactttttacataggatatcataatttttcttttaaaagtcATAAAGAAATAAGGGCATTTTCGTTACTAAaaacttataaaatttttgaatgatgaaaatactcctctcttttttatgacattctgtagcaaaattatgacatcttgtgcaaAAAGTAATTATTTgactacaagatgtcataatatggccatagaatattataatcttttcaaaaaagatgaggtatttttattattcaaaatttaaatgaaaaaatagaattgtAGATATTAAATGTGTGTTCAAAAGAATAGTTATGTTGTCCAATCAAGTgagatgatatattttttttacaccataTGCGGTGTATAAAGAATTTCTCTATCCTTGTATTCCACCAATTCCATATTACGTGTTATCCACCATGCATATGTATCAACATTTGCACGGATCCACTTGACCTGGTCCACGCAACAATTTCTCCCATCCATGGGAAAGCCGGAGGCTTACCATAAGACAAATGGTACTGATAGATGAGACTTTCTAGGTGCCACGAAGCACAAGGAGAAATGGCATTGCTGGAATGGTTTCTAGTGCTTGGAATCTCGGCAGCTACAATCGTGGTTCATGGCCAGCCAGGAATGAATGCTAGTGTCTATCCAGAGCTTATTGTTACCCAGCTTCCTTTGATGCAGAAAGCACGTAcggtttttttcttttgtttttttttctttcttgatgcAAAGTGGGCACAGTTGTATTCTAGTTTAGGATATTCCTTGTTTTCGTTCTTTCTACCTGTCTGAAACTAGAATCTAGTCATCTAATTCTTCAGAATTGATTCCCTCGTCAGTCTATGGGCCCTTCTTGCAGCTCTACCCAAGTTTTCTAGCATTTTTTGTAGAGTTGGCTAAAAGTGTTACTTGTTCACAAAAATTTGTAAGTTTGACACTTGGTGGTTTTTCTAAAAGTACACAAGTTACTATTTTGGCTACCATAGATAAGACTAAATAGAATCTAAAAGCAAGATCTATTACAATGAGAAGCTGAGTTGCAAGCCAAACATCGAACGGCTACAACTTAGTCATATAACATCTGACTGAaagctctttttttttaaaaaaaatgaatcaCTTTTCAAAATCTGTTAGCTGATGCTCCATCCTTTAAGGGGCATCATCTTAACGATCAGTCCTACATTCCAAcatttagatcttgaaacataCCAATCAAAccgatagttttttttttaagtaaaaattttattgcacGTATCTTCCAATCTAACATAACTAAATGGAGTGACAAAAGACGGAATTGGTAGAGCAGTCGAGATCTACCTCTCAAAGAATTTtagtttttttgaatttatttcaaCTAGCCAaatctattttagaaaaaataactaGAAAGAGGAATCCTATCCAAATTATGGAAGGACGGATCTTaccattataaatatatattatgtaccttaatttttgattatcaataaaagaaaaagagatttaAGCCTTATTTTTGTAATTCTTCAAtctttttataaatttcttttgaAATATTCGAATTGAGtaggttgaaaattttttttcttctctctgatATGATTATTACAACAAAATCACTATGAACTATTATAAAAATAACATAATCCAAAAAAAGAAACAGCTATAACATAATCCAAAATACAATCATTATTATTTAACTAAGATGTTAACCTGTTATAGGACCCTTATTCCTTAGCTACCGTTGAATGAGTACTGATGTTCAAGTCTTAGTGAAGAAATTCCTAATTCTCCATTGGAAGCATGTCTCATTAAATTAGGTAAGAAATATAATAAGGGAATGGGTGTGGTATATCTGTCATCATAATCAAAGATCTGATAAAGATTTCAGATTTATAGCTTGTAAGCTGCTGCATTAGATATCGGTAATGCACAAGAAAATTTGCACGAATAATTCAAGTTTaccttttattttagaaaaatatcaatataagACTGGGAGCATGACTTGAGATAGTCTTGCCGGACTACACGGTCTCGGTAACCGTGTTGTGCTTCGCAGGCCATTTTACGTGAATATAGATGTTGAGGAACAGGACCCATTCGATGATTCTTTGGGGACTTTCCCAGCAACGTTGGACCTATAAATAAAATCTAGGTGGCTGTCTTGCCTCCTATAGTCCtattacataaataaataaaaaaaaaaagggagagactaCGAGTCTACGATTGCGCCTACAGATCAGGTTTCTTTGGGCAAAGTGCCTCGAGATAAGTTAAGCGACTAAACTCCCTTGTTTTAGTAAATGAGTTGTCTTTTCGTAGATTACCGAGCCTCGAATATCTTTcattttataaatcaaagaatggAAACCTTAATATCTTTCCTTCAATCTCTCCACTGTATCCTTTGCATGCAGGAGATACAATGACACCTACCAAATCCATCGTAGATGGACAAACCTTAATCTCGTCGGCTGGGACCTTCGAACTGCCCTGGTGACTCAAAAAATCGATACTTGGCGATATATTACACAGGCACTCCGGATAAAACAGTTGTGTGGGTTGCCAATAGGATGTCTCCCCTCAACGGATCCACGGAGGTTCTCAGTCTCACACATGATGGAAAGCTGGTCCTCCTAAATAGCGCCGGCTATATTTTGTGGTCGACAAAAACACCAAATGCAATTAATCCCATCGTACAGCTCCTAGACTCGGGAAATCTTGTCCTGATTGAAGGAACTTCGAAGAATTTATTGTGGCAGAGCTTTGATCATCCAACTGACGCTCTTCTACCAGGTATGAAGCTTGAACGGGATTTAACAACCAACGCTGACAGGCATTTCACGTCATGGAAGATTTCCTCCGACCCTTCTCCAGGGGACTACTACTGCAAAATAcacatcagtgcaggaccagagGTTTTCGTATGGAGAGGATCTGTCCAAAAGGTAAATCGCATTGGACCTTGGAATGCGGGTGGATTTACCGGCGTTCCAGATATGAAAACACATAACATGTTCAGGTTTAATCTAACTTCCAATGAGTATGATGCCACCTTCACCTTCAAAGTACTCGACAATTCCATTCAATCTCGTATCTCGTTGAACGAGACTGGATTGGTTCAGCGTTTCGTGCGGTCTAAACCAAACCTTGCATGGGACCTTTACTGGTGGTTTCCGAAAGACCACTGCAACGAGTATGCTATCTGTGGAGCTAATGGCGTATGCAGTACAAACTACTCATCGGCCTGCGATTGTTTGAGGGGATTCAGTCCTAGGTCTCCTCAACATTGGAGATTGAGAGACAATTCTGATGGCTGTGCAAGGAGAACGGCTTTAAATTGTTCATCGGATGGTTTCTTTGAACCGCAACAAATGAAGTTGCCTGATACATAACCGATCAGAACAGGAGCATAACTGATCATCAATCGATTCATGACTGCTTCCGAGAGCACTTCAAAGGAATTCTTGGCAAATCTGAATCCCCTCTTATTGCAGCACATTGGAAGGTGTTATATCCTGAAGGACCCCCGACCTTGCAGAATTAGAGACTCCCTTCACTGAGGCAGAAATTAAAGCAGCAGTCTTTAATCTTGCATCTGAAAAATCCCCCGGACCGGATGGGTTTTCTTTTGTCTTCCACAAACGCGGCTGGAATATCATAAAGCCAGACCTGATAAAAGTATTCCCCAGTTTCTACCACCATCAAGCATCAATGGATagaattaaattttcttatataACTCTCATTCCCAAAAAAGAGGTCAACTGCATTGTCAAGAACTACTGCCCTATTAGTCTAATGAATGGGATAGTGAAAATTATGTCCAAGGTTCTATCATCCAGACTCGCAAAGAAGCTTGAGAACATGATCTCACCCACTCAATCAGCTTTTATCAAAGGAACAACACTTGCCGACAATTTTGCCGTTGCGAAGGAAATTATATTGCAAGCAATCAGATCAAAGCAAAAAGGGATTATCTACAAACTGGATTTCGAGAAAGTGTTTGATAATGTGGAATGGACCTTCCTCATGGACCTCTTGTATGCAAGAAGATTTGGCAGTAGATGGTGCAAGTGGATCCTAGACATAGTCTCAACAGCAAAATCATCAATTCTACTAAACGGCTCGACAGGAAAATCATTCACACACAGGCATGGATGGAGGCAAGGAGATCCGCTCTCTCTCCAATTATTCACTTTGGCGGTAAACATTCTAGATCGGATGTTCAGAGTAGCTTCGCAAAACCGCCTAATAGAGGGCATCGGATCAGGTTATAGCACAACTCTATAGTCTAAACCAGAACCTCCAATTTGCAGATGACACTCTCATCTTCTGCAGAGCGCAAACAAGATACATCACTTCACGGAAATTTATCCTTTATTTATTTGAGCTGTTATCAGGCCTAAAAATCAACTTTGAGAAATCCACTGTCATGGGATTAGGTATTACCCAAACACACAGAGACCAATTAGCAACTATCCTAGGAAGCAAAACCGCTGATTACCCACTCATGTACCTAGAAATGCCTCTATGCAGTGGAAAACTAAAGACTAGAGACTGGATGCCATTAGTAGAGAAGATTGGCAAGAAACTACCCGGTTGGAAAGCTAAGTTGCTCTCATTAGCAGGAAGAGCTTTATTACTTAATGCTGTCATCTCACCTATGGTGGTATTCTGGATGTCAAACTTTATTTTGCCAATAGGAATCATTAACAAAATTGATAGAATGCGTAGAGCATTCCTATGGAGTGGTAATGACAAGATCAAGACGGGTCAAAGCCTCCTGAATTGGACCTCAGTATGTCGGCCAAAGGAAGTAGGGGGAATGGGCATCGCCAATCTAAAAATCCTAAATTTGATACTATTTTGCAAGTGGTGGTGGAAGCTATTCTCTGGCAGCAAAAGATCGTGGAGTAAGCTAATCAAATCAGGCTACTATAATAACCAAATAATTACATTGAAGTCAGTAAACTCCTGGAGGTTATCTGAATTTTGGTAAAATGCACTGAAAGTAAAGGATCTGTTTCGGGCGATGGTGAAATTTAAGGTGGGAAATGGAAAGCAAGTTCTATTTTGGAATGACTCTTGGCTGTTAAACCAACCAATAGAAGACAGATTCCTGTACTGTTCACTTTAGCGCCATTTAAAGAAATAACAGGAGCAAAAGCAGTCCATGCACTCGCCACCAGCAAAAATTGGGTTATCACACCTCCAGAGCATTTTCACCTATTTCAGCAAGCTCTGGAATGCAAATTGCAAGGTGTCAGCATCTCTAATGAAGCAGATGGAATAGAATGGAAGTGGATTCTATCAAAAACATTCTCCACAAAATACTGTTACAAATTTTTACTGGACGGAGGAGTCAGAccaatttttagcataaaaatctGGAGAATTCCAATCCCACAAAAGGTTAAATATTTCCTCTACCTTAGTGCTCAAGACAACATCCTCACAAAAATGAATTTAGCCTAGAGAGGATGGAAAGGAAATACCAACTGCTCCTTGTGTGACTCGAATCTGGAAACTACAGACCACCTGCTTCTTCAATGTGAATTTTCTAGAAAGGTCTAGTTGCTACTCCAGAGCAACTTCCATTTCAATGATTTGCCACAAACACAGAAGATTTTATGGCGTAGCAGAGAAGCAGAGGATGCACCAGATAAATGGCTGGATGCACTTCTAGCTGTAGGGCTGTGGTGTTTGTGGAAAGAAAGAAGTAAGAGATACTTCAATTTCCATGCATACCTCCCATTTTCTGTCTCTCAGCAAATTACAGGTCTGTTTAACTTCTGGTCCCAAAATGACAGAGAACAGGATTATATACACACATAGATCAGCAATTTACAGAACCAGAAAGCTGACCTGCTGGGAAATTGTCAATGGTTTGCACAAATTTGATTACATCAGTGAGCTGAATGTTTGATCACAATGACAAGGACAAGAGTCCTGGAGACACTCTATTCCGGACTGGGAGCCCAGTGTAATAAGCATTCCAGATCTAACTCAGCCAAAAACCAGCATGTCAACTTCTGCAAATCTGGAAAACAGGGTAACCTGTGACGTCTGAATGTTGTAGGCGCCAGGAGAATGTTTATCTCATGCAGGTGGAAATGCAGCCAGTATATTTCTCATCAATGGGGAAATCTGAAAAACACAGAGCCAGCAGAGCAATCATAAACATAGGTTGGATAAGGTATCACCTATTCCCTGGATGAGGTCGCTCACACAATGCCATGACCAGCGTGCTGGAGCCAACAACTCAGTAAAATTCCAGCGAGAGTCCTAAGGGCTGCAGACGCAATTATCTGTTTAAAAACTGGCAGTCATAAAGGAAGAATTTCTGAAGAGGAACACACAGCTGGAGGGTGTGTAACTGATGGAGATTGACGTTGTAACTGGTGGAGGTCCCAAGACTCTATGCATCAAGCACCCGATACTGAATGGCACGGAACAAACACTGAAAGTGTTCTGTAAAAACCTGAAACAGATCCTATCAGTTTTATAGCATAGGAGTCCACAAAAAATCCAAAAGTCATGACAGAATTGAGCATTGGCGCTGACTGACAAATCAGCAATCCGTAACTATATGTAATAGCCTAGTATGTATAGCTAATTCTATCAATATAATACCCTCTGAGTTAGGATTCTCTAActcatttacatcaaaaaaaaaaaagaagttgccTGATACATCAAATGCCACCGTGCACAGCAACAAAAGTCTTGAAGAGTGTAAAGACTGGTGCCTGAAGAATCGCACTTGCAGCGCCTTTGCTATCAATGAAGGGAGAGGATGTGTAACATGGACCAGAGATCTTGTAGATATTAGACTGTTCAATGGAGGAGGGGAGAATCTATATGTTCGGCTTGCATCTTCTGAATTAGGTAACGATTACTTCCTGAGAGGGGAGGAAAAGGCGCGAGTCAGGTATGGAACATACAAGTAATATAGACTACATTTGAAACTTTTTAGGAGCTGGATATGGCAGTTGGGTTGCATCGGATGACTAAAGAGATTAGCCCTTTTTATTGAAAGGGAGGTGGAAGACTGAAGAGATTATCATAGACCTCTTAACATATTCTGTTGGTTTTGTCAAAATAACCATATTATTTTACTTTATATGGTTCTGAGTGAATATGACTTGGTGATATAGTTCTGTTAAGTTTGTGATCATCAGCACGCTGAATCTAGAAACATGATCTTATGACAAAGTGGAAATAAAATTAGTATACCAGTTCTAAAATACTTGTCAGAAAATACATTTATATGATAGGTGAGTGTAGACCAAAATATCTAACTGACATTCCATATCATAAGAAATGTACCCGAAGTGAAAGTCCTGATTCCAAAAATTTGTTGCGCAGGTCAGATAAGGGGTAATTACCGTAAAAAGAAGCTTGTCATAGTCATCATCATTTCTTCACTGGCAGGGTTTCTTCTACTTGTGTGCTGTATTCGACTTCtgtggaagaagaacaaaaaaagaaagcaaGGTACCTTTACCTACACAAACAGACATGATCCATCATTTATACAAgctattatatagtattaatgaATTTTAGTTCTGGTATTAACATTGATTTCTTCAACATTTTTCAGAACCGACTTCATCAACATTTGGCACTAAGAATCCATCAAATAATTTTatgcctgctactgtagtaaaATAGTATTCAATGCTCAAGCTAACAAGTAATATGATTTATCCAGGTTGCGCAATGCATAGAATAATTAAGTTGACGTCATTCATGAGTCCATTAGAAGTGCAATGTATTGGTCCTGTGCACCAAATAGCTTTCTTTAGATAATTTAAGGCACCAATGACCACTTCATCTATGTCACACTATTTTAGTCAAGTTACAAGCATTTCAGTCCTATCTTAATACTCTAGTTGATTTCATTAGACCTAGTTTGTGGATGCCTTGATACatcacaatccttcttggaattgGCATCCAAGAAAAGCTAAACAAGGAATGGAAATTTTTATTTTCCTACTTCACTCTTCCGaatcaaaacatatgaacaaatgtCAAGCTCATTGTAATTAGGGGCAGCAATTGGGTTGGGCCGAACATGAGATCGGTCAAAAATTCGTCTATCCAACTCCAACCTATTTATTGAACAGGTCAAAAATCCAGACCCATGCTTGACCATTTTATTAAACAAGTAATTTGAGCAGACCTACAACAAAGTGAATCAACTTACATAGGTTAAGCATTGCCACCTCTAATTGCAATGGAAGTGTGTTTTAAGGTTCTACAAAAAGGTTCGATTGAGTGTTTCCCTTTTAGAAAAAGTCGTGCCCAAGAAATAATAATTTGTGAACATATTGATCAGTAAGTGATCCCTAGGGATAAAAATTTGATGCAGTAACATCGATATGGTGGAAAGCTGCTAATTCTCTTGTTCTCTTCCTCCATTTAACACCTTAATGTTTAGAGTCTGCCGTGGCTCAATTTTATTTAAACAAATACTAATTTCTCTCATGATTCTGTATCTATTTTTTACGTTCTGTAGATAATTTTTTTGTTTAGATTTGAGTTTGTTGTGTCTCAAGGGGAGGAAGCTTTAGCTGTGAATCGTCGTTGGCTATCCTCTTGATGGGTTTTTGGTATCCAAAAAATGCCTAAGACAAGTCGTGTGCATATCACTTTCAAGAGCTGCTGAAGCTCTATGGCCAATATTGATGGCAGATGCAAATCTTTAGGTGTCACCTCTATTCGGGTAATGGTTTAGAGGTAACTATGAGaagaattttattcaaataagAAATGAAtacaatatatattctcaaaaaccAAAAATAAACTCAGAGAAAACTTTCAAACTCGTTTTAAGCAAATATGGAAAGCGATACCATGCAGGGAGACAAAAGCTATGGATGTACTGGAAAGGACGTGTAAACGAAATCCTGACCTGGGACCGGACCATGTGAATCCAGTGTCCCAAAAACTGTATCACCGCAGCACAATCCAATGTCTCCCCAATGAATATGGTTCTGGTGGAGAACATAGGGCCCTCATTTTACACCATGCCCAAAATAGAGAATAATACGGTGGCTATTCAACACTAACAGCTTGTAACTCACCTAGTTGGTACCCATCCCTCCAAGACCAACAACTcgttaaaaaaatcataataataataataccaaTGGCCAATTAAGCCACGTTCACAGCGGTCCCATGATCCAGTGTTCATCCCAAATGCAAAACATGCATATATTAGTCGTCGGTAGTATAATATTATAAGCTCCAGAAAAACCACAGAAAATATATTAAAGTCAGCCCAGTTGTGAATAAAAACTAACATATCCCAGTTGACAAGCATTTTCAATTGTATTAAATGCTTTTGTCTTGAATATAttatattccttttttttttgatgaattggaGAGTAGTGGGAACAACCGACTAGTCTCGAATATATTGTACTCACATATCgagttttcatatttttcttcacaTGTTGCCGCTGGTAGTTGGCAATTCTACCCTTCTATATTTCATTGgcatattatgaaaaaaatattcgttgcaacggtgataccacATTAAATTTATAACAAACCAATGAAAGCCTTTATATTTCATCGATTGCCATATAttttattgattcttttggattataCCCCACACTACCCCCTGTATTTCATTCATTTCCGACTGTTGATTGGCTTATTACAACTGTGATGTGGTATCACcattgcaatgaatattttctcgcatattattttgaaaacaaaCTTTCATGGCATGTTGCATTTGTTTTTATTATGTTCTGCAGGCTTGTTCTGCGTAGACAATGACTACAAAATTACCTTAATATTGTTTCATCATTAATCTGCTAATTAGGTACAAACACGTGTGTATGTgcatgcgtgcgtgtgtgtgtgtaacGAGGAAAGACATAGATAGGGGCCCCACAACCCATTAGTATAAATGATATTTGCAGGCTAATGGAGGAAGAAATTACAATACATTCGATAATCTTTATTGAACCATGGCATAACTGTCAGCTTTCTTTCCGGTGCAGAGTGCGATATAGAAATtatatgaataatatatatatatatatatatatatatatatatatatataatcgagTTTTTTCTCTTTCTCATGATGTGTGTGAAACAATATATATTGATGtgacaaacaaaaaaaagaacTAGACTTTGGAGGTTGTTAAACCACTACCCTAAAGGAGACTTCGACCTCTTCTCATGCAAAGATTTGGGCCACACACCCTCCCCTAAGGTATAATCTAGAAGCCAAATACTCCAACATCCGTCGATGGTATGATTTCGATCAGACACTGATCAAACTCATCCTCAGCCC
Protein-coding regions in this window:
- the LOC105049979 gene encoding LOW QUALITY PROTEIN: S-locus-specific glycoprotein S13-like (The sequence of the model RefSeq protein was modified relative to this genomic sequence to represent the inferred CDS: inserted 2 bases in 1 codon), giving the protein MALLEWFLVLGISAATIVVHGQPGMNASVYPELIVTQLPLMQKARDTMTPTKSIVDGQTLISSAGTFELXPGDSKNRYLAIYYTGTPDKTVVWVANRMSPLNGSTEVLSLTHDGKLVLLNSAGYILWSTKTPNAINPIVQLLDSGNLVLIEGTSKNLLWQSFDHPTDALLPGMKLERDLTTNADRHFTSWKISSDPSPGDYYCKIHISAGPEVFVWRGSVQKVNRIGPWNAGGFTGVPDMKTHNMFRFNLTSNEYDATFTFKVLDNSIQSRISLNETGLVQRFVRSKPNLAWDLYWWFPKDHCNEYAICGANGVCSTNYSSACDCLRGFSPRSPQHWRLRDNSDGCARRTALNCSSDGFFEPQQMKLPDTSNATVHSNKSLEECKDWCLKNRTCSAFAINEGRGCVTWTRDLVDIRLFNGGGENLYVRLASSELGQIRGNYRKKKLVIVIIISSLAGFLLLVCCIRLLWKKNKKRKQGETLSTHYRESKGDELELPLFDIHTIRTATNNFSEDENYMTLGLKKERGLNGELMRWTEVSVERRTSEMETTNMKNMKMREKRTPWHFLLRTPWPRSFIGMEPRDEVHQDRRGPEPPTRVVIHRPFLIADASETCPPSAFISDSRVSGLEENKGGEISSLPNSVVGFSSSVRSSSRTMMACRLYLFSSVWVAASAALRAVSSDL